In Thunnus thynnus chromosome 17, fThuThy2.1, whole genome shotgun sequence, the genomic window ATGTAACTAGATCTTAGGCACACTGCTGTAATTACAAAGCTAGCCCAGCAAAAATTACAGACATTTGTAATTAAAGACCATCTATAAAAGGCACCCAAGGAAAGGGTGAGGTCTGTGGCGAAAGAGAAGAGCGGGCCGCAAGGACACCAAGACGAAGAACAGCACATCGAGAATCTTACAAGGAATAAACAGCTGTTTGTAGGGAACAATACACACCATGGATTCACATGGAGGACACTACCTCAACAAAGAAGCTGTGTTGTCACCTTTAGGCGCAGCTCGAATGTGCCAGCTGCTACTTGGTTGCACCATAATGGCCCTTGTGTCCCACAGTGCAGGCTACAGCGCCACCTATGGAACcttctgcatgtttgtgtggtGCTTCTGCTTTGCCGTCACACTGGTTGTGTTCACCCTGGACATTACACGGCTCCATACCTGCATGCCGATTTCCTGGGATAACTTCACTGTGGCCTTTGCCATGCTGGCAACACTTATGTACATCACTGCCTCTGTGGTCTACCCTGTTTACTTCCTCCAAACAGACTGCCCTGATGAAGGCTGTGAAGTCCAAATCTACCGCATTGTTGTGACTGTCTGTTCCAGTGTCTGCTGCTTCCCCTACGGAGCTGAGGTGTTCCTAACTCGCGCCAAACCAGGTGCTGTGGTGGGTTACATGGCCACTGTGTCTGGTCTACTCAAGGTGGTCCAGGCCTTTGTGGCCTGCATTATTTTTGGAGCCCTGGCCAATGATAGTGAGTACAACCTCTACATTGCCACCCAATACTGTGTGGTGGTGTACAGCCTGTGCTTCTCTGTCACTGTGATAGTGGTCATACTGACGGTTTCTGGGAGGACCTCTGCCCTGCGGTTCCCCTTCGACCGGTTTGTGGTCATCTATACTTTCTTTGCTGTGATCCTCTACCTCAGTACTGCACTGGTCTGGCCCATCTTCAGCTTTGACAAGAAGTACAGCTCTACTACTCGTCCTGAGAACTGCCCACGTGGAGATTGTCCTTGGGATAGTAAGCTGGTGGTGGCAGTGTTCACCAGTGTCAACCTGATCCTATATTTTGTTGATCTCATCTACTCCCAGAGGATTCGCTTTGTCTCCAGCTCTGCTGTCTaaccccctccaccccaccccacAGACCTTTTAGCCTCAGAAACAAATAACAAAGGTTTGAGATATCAACATCCAACATGCTCTCCACAGTTGGGTCCCTGAAAAGGACTCACTCCCTTATTAATTAATGGTGTTATGTTTGTGTGACATTTGTTATTATCAGTATTCATCTTGTATTGAGCCTCTGTTCTAAACAGTATTATACATGATTCATGCTACAAACTAAGGCCTTTCTCTAGTTCTCCAGTGACCTACCAGGGAGAGTCTGCCAGGTGCACTGATGAGCTGATCTCAGCAACTTTGTCCACAGATGTCCCCGGGAAACACGTCCATCTCAGCAACAAACACATCCCACCTCTCAACGTTGCATTGGTGGTCTCATAGTGGGTAGACCTACGGGGGTGGGTGATAATGTTTAGAATATCACACCAGTATTATGTCAGTCAGACTTAGGCTGaacaatttatttatgtattaacaTGCATTATGTATTTAATGTCTCATACTGTCTTGTAACATGATGTCTCATAGagatacacagtatatattaaACCTATAGTGTGCACTGAACATAGGTTTCAGTTTTGGCTCTCCAgccattttgctgttttttttaaaaatcaatttgtaTCATATTCCTCATCATATTTGTAAAGCCAAAAGTTCAGGTTTATTAGACTTATCCTGTTATCCACTGAATGTTGAATGTATCTGATACATTGATTTCTGAAGGAAAAATTTTGACAATAGCATTAAATTGATTACTTGGGATGGGCACAATAATGTAACGTATTTTCTTTATCTATGTGATATTTTCCATGTtca contains:
- the LOC137201372 gene encoding myeloid-associated differentiation marker-like protein 2 yields the protein MDSHGGHYLNKEAVLSPLGAARMCQLLLGCTIMALVSHSAGYSATYGTFCMFVWCFCFAVTLVVFTLDITRLHTCMPISWDNFTVAFAMLATLMYITASVVYPVYFLQTDCPDEGCEVQIYRIVVTVCSSVCCFPYGAEVFLTRAKPGAVVGYMATVSGLLKVVQAFVACIIFGALANDSEYNLYIATQYCVVVYSLCFSVTVIVVILTVSGRTSALRFPFDRFVVIYTFFAVILYLSTALVWPIFSFDKKYSSTTRPENCPRGDCPWDSKLVVAVFTSVNLILYFVDLIYSQRIRFVSSSAV